A region of Vitis riparia cultivar Riparia Gloire de Montpellier isolate 1030 chromosome 1, EGFV_Vit.rip_1.0, whole genome shotgun sequence DNA encodes the following proteins:
- the LOC117922773 gene encoding uncharacterized protein LOC117922773 isoform X3 — MAESKLDLPDDLISTKPSDQFWTATVVASGGNDDEKALMGLADESKDQLASESSIPLSPQWLYSKPNETKMDGKETRAPNSAALGNSTDPNQKEGWRLDASEDKKDWRKIATDTESNRRWREEERETGLLGGRRNLRKVDRRVDTVSIRESIDSRALPTSERWHDGSNRNSVHETRRDSKWSSRWGPEEREKESRTEKRPDVDKEDAHSDNQSFVGSNRPAPERDSDSRDKWRPRHRMELHSGGPTSYRAAPGFGIERARLEGSHVGFAIGRGRSIALGSTPVLRSSSAGPIGGAQFERNGNVTGKLNLLDDTLCYPRGKLLDIYRRKKLDPSFATMPENMEETPHITLGDFIEPLAFVAPDAEEEVILRDIWKGKITSSGVVYNSFRKGRTTENVTGVEDLESPKEKQGILPSITTKEIADTFPEGVNDGAYQDDDSGISFNYNMTKNMIDEMDANQGEGKYSVAGMDDMISTVSKGSSLCGVSEMSGANRTASQLKVVENEHLANSDFAKHDKLDNITSAASFDIGCGLPDISNSIFALPSPKHSLSSNMQHLNSTGGANLLGRVIPPEDFSLHYLDPQGEIQGPFLGVDIISWFKQGFFGIDLPVRLSDAPEGIPFQDLGEIMPHLKTKDGANSTDASSELEHAGILGANLEASSPAPGPVPVPDIADTTALNDHHWSLSEFDGLSSQNFQQRKSEREGPLQLSYSDGQSFHDFSPQDEEPVMANQNDNKLHQFGLLWSELEGAHPTHAQPSNLSSSIGRLGPLGAMAGSTPDAEAFSDVYRRNILSNPNSYQDATATRHLSHIEQDSNRFDLAEQLMRQQFQQQLQQRQLQQQNLLSSHAHLNESLLEQVASRNHMHHQRLANQPVPDLEHLMALQLQQQRQLQLQQDHQLQQQFHQKQMLLQEQKQAQARQALLEQLMHGQMHDPGLRQFPMDPVRTNNGLDQVLLKQHILHEIQQRSHHPSRHVDPSLDQLIQTKFAQTPQDEHQRDIFELISHAKQSQMRSLEHQISHQEQLRARQLSMGLRQRMEMEEERHMGTAWPFDETAHFLRSPAGTHRVQTAGFSPLDFYQQQQRAPLHEEQLSHLERNLSRQERLQRGAYEPGSLAFERSMSMPTGAPGMNLDVVNAMAHPQGLDLPDPSSHMHSGGQLDPFSSGSHPRHPQHPLVPNQFHVSHLDATEGHWSESNGHLANDWMQSQVQHLQLNAERQRRELEVKKNSEDPNSWMSVGINDDKSKRLLMELLHKNWNHQSTESADTSNEVSYERREPSAHFSGSSSSEHPFSLIPDRGTGLNNSFAAGSYGSNLVGQSHVNLADGQGSSLESNEKLPIRSYSGSLFMDREFSDVEGKKRSSKVEGFTKGLIFENQEGMTEQAEVPMNAISQHSSLGIAGGGSGFYDDKIGISGSFAEEIAKDRVSTILSKGQDNLLLQRPPVSRVSSSQEALSELASDPALRGKIVPSGGPPDGGRQDLGGNPGNQGSEIPASGKKDGHLRRTSSSSEADVSETKFIDMLKSNAKKPAPQEPQGAAGASDSTDGAQGGRSGKKKGKKVRPLDSAFLGFKVTSNRIMMGEIQRIDD; from the exons ATGGCCGAAAGCAAGCTCGATCTGCCCGACGATCTCATCTCTACCAAGCCCTCCGATCAGTTTTGGACCGCTACAG TGGTAGCCTCTGGAGGAAACGACGATGAAAAGGCGCTTATGGGGTTAGCTGATGAGTCAAAAG ATCAACTGGCATCAGAAAGCAGCATACCTTTGTCTCCTCAATGGCTTTATTCCAAACCAAACGAGACTAAGATG GATGGGAAGGAAACGCGTGCACCAAATTCTGCAGCTCTCGGAAATTCCACCGATCCCAATCAGAAGGAGGGTTGGCGTTTAGATGCATCTGAGGACAAAAAAGATTGGAGGAAGATTGCTACTGACACTGAAAGTAACCGCCGCTGGCGTGAAGAGGAAAGAGAAACAGGCTTACTTGGTGGTAGAAGAAATCTCAGGAAGGTGGATCGACGTGTTGACACTGTGTCAATCCGGGAATCCATTGACAGTCGAGCTTTGCCCACATCTGAGAGGTGGCATGATGGTAGTAACCGTAATTCTGTCCATGAAACACGGCGTGATAGTAAGTGGTCATCTAGGTGGGGTCCtgaagaaagagagaaggaatCCCGAACTGAGAAAAGGCCAGATGTAGATAAGGAAGATGCTCATAGTGACAACCAATCTTTTGTAGGTAGCAACCGCCCGGCTCCTGAGCGTGATTCAGATTCTCGAGATAAATGGAGACCACGTCACAGGATGGAGCTTCATTCTGGTGGGCCAACTTCCTACCGGGCTGCACCTGGATTTGGTATTGAGAGAGCACGTTTGGAGGGTTCACATGTGGGATTTGCTATTGGACGTGGAAGGTCAATCGCTCTTGGTAGCACACCAGTTTTAAGGTCTTCGTCTGCTGGCCCCATTGGCGGTGCTCAATTTGAGAGGAATGGAAATGTTACTGGGAAACTGAATCTCTTGGATGATACTCTTTGCTACCCAAGGGGAAAACTTCTTGACATATATCGTCGAAAAAAACTTGATCCATCTTTTGCTACCATGCCTGAAAATATGGAGGAAACACCTCATATAACACTAGGAGACTTTATTGAACCATTAGCTTTTGTCGCCCCTGATGCAGAAGAAGAG GTTATCCTTCGTGATATATGGAAAGGAAAAATCACAAGTAGTGGGGTGGTATACAATTCATTTAGAAAGGGGAGAACAACTGAAAATGTTACAG GCGTTGAAGATCTGGAATCCCCCAAGGAAAAACAGGGTATACTCCCTTCAATTACAACCAAAGAGATTGCTGATACCTTTCCTGAAGGTGTAAATGATGGTGCATACCAAGATGATGACAGTGGCATCTCCTTTAATTACAACATGACGAAGAACATGATAGATG AGATGGATGCTAATCAAGGGGAAGGAAAATACAGTGTTGCTGGAATGGATGATATGATATCGACAGTTTCAAAAGGCAGCAGTTTGTGTGGTGTCTCAGAGATGAGTGGTGCCAACAGAACTGCTTCTCAGCTCAAAGTTGTTGAAAATGAGCATTTGGCCAACTCTGATTTTGCCAAACATGATAAGCTTGACAACATTACCTCTGCTGCTTCTTTTGATATCGGTTGTGGGCTTCCTGatatttcaaattctatatTTGCTTTGCCCTCCCCCAAGCATAGTCTAAGTAGCAATATGCAGCACTTGAACAGCACCGGTGGGGCCAATCTTTTGGGAAGGGTTATCCCACCTGAGGATTTTAGTTTGCACTACCTGGATCCTCAAGGGGAAATACAGGGACCATTTCTTGGGGTTGACATCATATCTTGGTTCAAACAAGGTTTCTTTGGAATAGATTTACCTGTCCGATTGTCTGATGCTCCAGAAGGAATACCTTTCCAAGATTTGGGTGAGATCATGCCACACCTGAAAACTAAAGATGGGGCCAATAGCACTGATGCAAGTTCTGAGCTAGAACATGCTGGCATTTTGGGAGCAAACTTGGAGGCAAGTTCACCTGCTCCTGGTCCTGTTCCTGTTCCCGACATTGCAGACACAACTGCATTAAATGATCATCACTGGTCACTGTCTGAGTTTGATGGTCTCTCATCTCAGAACTTCCAGCAAAGAAAATCTGAGCGTGAAGGTCCATTGCAACTGTCATATTCTGATGGTCAAAGCTTTCATGACTTTTCTCCACAAGATGAAG AACCTGTTATGGCAAATCAGAACGACAATAAGTTGCACCAATTTGGCTTGTTGTGGTCTGAGCTTGAAGGTGCTCATCCAACGCATGCCCAGCCATCAAATCTGTCTTCCAGCATTGGAAGGCTTGGTCCCCTTGGTGCAATGGCTGGTTCAACCCCTGATGCAGAGGCATTCTCTGATGTTTATCGAAGAAATATACTTTCCAACCCCAACTCATATCAAGATGCTACGGCTACTCGCCATTTGTCCCACATTGAACAAGACTCCAACCGTTTTGATTTAGCTGAGCAGCTTATGCGCCAACAATTTCAACAACAGCTCCAACAGAGGCAGTTGCAACAGCAAAATCTGTTATCTTCTCATGCCCACTTGAATGAATCTCTTCTAGAACAAGTGGCTAGTCGGAATCACATGCACCACCAGCGCTTGGCCAATCAACCAGTGCCTGATCTGGAGCACTTGATGGCACTTCAGCTTCAACAACAACGGCAGCTTCAGCTACAACAAGATCATCAATTGCAACAACAGTTTCATCAAAAGCAAATGTTATTGCAGGAGCAAAAGCAGGCACAAGCTCGACAAGCACTTCTTGAACAGTTGATGCATGGTCAAATGCACGATCCTGGGCTTAGGCAGTTCCCTATGGATCCTGTCAGAACCAACAATGGTCTTGATCAGGTTTTACTAAAGCAGCACATTCTACATGAGATACAACAGCGTTCCCACCATCCTTCGAGGCATGTTGATCCATCTCTAGATCAActtattcaaacaaaatttgctcaaacaccacaagatgagcATCAACGTGATATATTTGAACTCATTTCACATGCAAAGCAATCACAGATGCGTTCTTTGGAACACCAGATTTCCCACCAAGAGCAGCTCCGAGCAAGGCAATTGTCAATGGGATTGAGGCAGCGTATGGAAATGGAAGAAGAAAGGCACATGGGTACTGCCTGGCCATTTGATGAAACTGCACATTTTCTCAGGTCTCCTGCTGGTACTCATCGAGTTCAGACCGCTGGGTTTAGCCCATTAGATTTTTATCAGCAACAGCAGAGGGCACCTTTGCATGAAGAGCAATTGAGTCACCTTGAGCGGAATCTTTCAAGACAAGAGCGACTTCAGCGGGGGGCCTATGAGCCTGGCTCGCTGGCCTTTGAGCGGTCAATGTCTATGCCTACTGGTGCTCCAGGGATGAACCTGGATGTTGTGAATGCTATGGCTCATCCTCAAGGTTTAGATCTGCCGGATCCTAGCTCACATATGCACTCTGGTGGTCAATTAGATCCATTCTCATCTGGTTCACATCCTCGTCACCCTCAGCACCCTCTAGTTCCTAACCAATTTCATGTTTCACATTTGGATGCAACTGAAGGCCATTGGTCTGAGAGCAATGGACATTTGGCAAATGATTGGATGCAATCCCAGGTTCAACATCTGCAGCTTAATGCTGAGCGACAGAGAAGGGAGTTGGAAGTTAAAAAGAATTCTGAAGATCCTAATTCATGGATGTCTGTTGGAATCAATGATGACAAATCAAAACGCTTACTCATGGAACTGCTCCATAAGAACTGGAACCATCAGTCTACTGAGTCAGCGGACACAAGCAATGAAGTTTCTTATGAAAGAAGGGAACCTTCTGCTCACTTTTCTGGGTCAAGCTCTTCAGAACATCCATTCAGTCTTATCCCAGACCGAGGAACAGGTCTAAACAACTCGTTTGCAGCAGGATCTTATGGTTCTAATTTGGTCGGGCAATCTCATGTTAATTTAGCTGATGGACAGGGTAGCAGTTTGGAAAGCAATGAAAAATTGCCCATTAGATCCTATTCTGGATCATTGTTTATGGACAGAGAGTTCTCAGACGTGGAGGGAAAGAAGCGTAGCTCCAAGGTTGAGGGTTTTACAAAGGGGCTAATTTTTGAGAATCAAGAAGGAATGACAGAGCAAGCAGAGGTTCCAATGAATGCCATTAGCCAGCATTCTTCACTTGGCATTGCGG GTGGGGGTTCTGGTTTCTATGATGACAAGATTGGTATATCTGGTTCATTTGCAGAAGAGATTGCTAAGGATCG GGTTTCAACCATCCTATCAAAAGGGCAAGATAATCTTTTGCTACAACGTCCACCTGTCTCCAGGGTTTCGTCATCACAGGAAGCATTGTCCGAATTGGCATCTGATCCAGCTCTCAGAGGGAAAATTGTTCCAAGTGGTGGTCCTCCTGATG GGGGAAGACAAGATTTGGGTGGGAACCCAGGGAACCAAGGTTCTGAAATTCCAGCCTCAGGCAAGAAGGACGGCCATCTTCGGCGCACTTCATCTTCCAGCGAAGCTGATGTATCAGAAACAAAGTTCATAGACATGCTGAAGAGTAATGCCAAGAAACCGGCACCACAGGAGCCCCAAGGGGCGGCAGGAGCCTCAGACTCAACAGATGGAGCACAAGGGGGACGAAGTggcaagaagaaaggaaagaaagtgaGGCCTCTTGATTCGGCCTTCCTGGGTTTCAAGGTAACCAGCAACCGCATCATGATGGGTGAGATCCAACGCATAGATGATTAA
- the LOC117922773 gene encoding uncharacterized protein LOC117922773 isoform X2, with translation MAESKLDLPDDLISTKPSDQFWTATVVASGGNDDEKALMGLADESKDQLASESSIPLSPQWLYSKPNETKMETRAPNSAALGNSTDPNQKEGWRLDASEDKKDWRKIATDTESNRRWREEERETGLLGGRRNLRKVDRRVDTVSIRESIDSRALPTSERWHDGSNRNSVHETRRDSKWSSRWGPEEREKESRTEKRPDVDKEDAHSDNQSFVGSNRPAPERDSDSRDKWRPRHRMELHSGGPTSYRAAPGFGIERARLEGSHVGFAIGRGRSIALGSTPVLRSSSAGPIGGAQFERNGNVTGKLNLLDDTLCYPRGKLLDIYRRKKLDPSFATMPENMEETPHITLGDFIEPLAFVAPDAEEEVILRDIWKGKITSSGVVYNSFRKGRTTENVTGVEDLESPKEKQGILPSITTKEIADTFPEGVNDGAYQDDDSGISFNYNMTKNMIDEMDANQGEGKYSVAGMDDMISTVSKGSSLCGVSEMSGANRTASQLKVVENEHLANSDFAKHDKLDNITSAASFDIGCGLPDISNSIFALPSPKHSLSSNMQHLNSTGGANLLGRVIPPEDFSLHYLDPQGEIQGPFLGVDIISWFKQGFFGIDLPVRLSDAPEGIPFQDLGEIMPHLKTKDGANSTDASSELEHAGILGANLEASSPAPGPVPVPDIADTTALNDHHWSLSEFDGLSSQNFQQRKSEREGPLQLSYSDGQSFHDFSPQDEEIVFPGRPGSGGGGYPIGKPSRSTQDPLANPITYSSLPNELTEPVMANQNDNKLHQFGLLWSELEGAHPTHAQPSNLSSSIGRLGPLGAMAGSTPDAEAFSDVYRRNILSNPNSYQDATATRHLSHIEQDSNRFDLAEQLMRQQFQQQLQQRQLQQQNLLSSHAHLNESLLEQVASRNHMHHQRLANQPVPDLEHLMALQLQQQRQLQLQQDHQLQQQFHQKQMLLQEQKQAQARQALLEQLMHGQMHDPGLRQFPMDPVRTNNGLDQVLLKQHILHEIQQRSHHPSRHVDPSLDQLIQTKFAQTPQDEHQRDIFELISHAKQSQMRSLEHQISHQEQLRARQLSMGLRQRMEMEEERHMGTAWPFDETAHFLRSPAGTHRVQTAGFSPLDFYQQQQRAPLHEEQLSHLERNLSRQERLQRGAYEPGSLAFERSMSMPTGAPGMNLDVVNAMAHPQGLDLPDPSSHMHSGGQLDPFSSGSHPRHPQHPLVPNQFHVSHLDATEGHWSESNGHLANDWMQSQVQHLQLNAERQRRELEVKKNSEDPNSWMSVGINDDKSKRLLMELLHKNWNHQSTESADTSNEVSYERREPSAHFSGSSSSEHPFSLIPDRGTGLNNSFAAGSYGSNLVGQSHVNLADGQGSSLESNEKLPIRSYSGSLFMDREFSDVEGKKRSSKVEGFTKGLIFENQEGMTEQAEVPMNAISQHSSLGIAGGGSGFYDDKIGISGSFAEEIAKDRVSTILSKGQDNLLLQRPPVSRVSSSQEALSELASDPALRGKIVPSGGPPDGGRQDLGGNPGNQGSEIPASGKKDGHLRRTSSSSEADVSETKFIDMLKSNAKKPAPQEPQGAAGASDSTDGAQGGRSGKKKGKKVRPLDSAFLGFKVTSNRIMMGEIQRIDD, from the exons ATGGCCGAAAGCAAGCTCGATCTGCCCGACGATCTCATCTCTACCAAGCCCTCCGATCAGTTTTGGACCGCTACAG TGGTAGCCTCTGGAGGAAACGACGATGAAAAGGCGCTTATGGGGTTAGCTGATGAGTCAAAAG ATCAACTGGCATCAGAAAGCAGCATACCTTTGTCTCCTCAATGGCTTTATTCCAAACCAAACGAGACTAAGATG GAAACGCGTGCACCAAATTCTGCAGCTCTCGGAAATTCCACCGATCCCAATCAGAAGGAGGGTTGGCGTTTAGATGCATCTGAGGACAAAAAAGATTGGAGGAAGATTGCTACTGACACTGAAAGTAACCGCCGCTGGCGTGAAGAGGAAAGAGAAACAGGCTTACTTGGTGGTAGAAGAAATCTCAGGAAGGTGGATCGACGTGTTGACACTGTGTCAATCCGGGAATCCATTGACAGTCGAGCTTTGCCCACATCTGAGAGGTGGCATGATGGTAGTAACCGTAATTCTGTCCATGAAACACGGCGTGATAGTAAGTGGTCATCTAGGTGGGGTCCtgaagaaagagagaaggaatCCCGAACTGAGAAAAGGCCAGATGTAGATAAGGAAGATGCTCATAGTGACAACCAATCTTTTGTAGGTAGCAACCGCCCGGCTCCTGAGCGTGATTCAGATTCTCGAGATAAATGGAGACCACGTCACAGGATGGAGCTTCATTCTGGTGGGCCAACTTCCTACCGGGCTGCACCTGGATTTGGTATTGAGAGAGCACGTTTGGAGGGTTCACATGTGGGATTTGCTATTGGACGTGGAAGGTCAATCGCTCTTGGTAGCACACCAGTTTTAAGGTCTTCGTCTGCTGGCCCCATTGGCGGTGCTCAATTTGAGAGGAATGGAAATGTTACTGGGAAACTGAATCTCTTGGATGATACTCTTTGCTACCCAAGGGGAAAACTTCTTGACATATATCGTCGAAAAAAACTTGATCCATCTTTTGCTACCATGCCTGAAAATATGGAGGAAACACCTCATATAACACTAGGAGACTTTATTGAACCATTAGCTTTTGTCGCCCCTGATGCAGAAGAAGAG GTTATCCTTCGTGATATATGGAAAGGAAAAATCACAAGTAGTGGGGTGGTATACAATTCATTTAGAAAGGGGAGAACAACTGAAAATGTTACAG GCGTTGAAGATCTGGAATCCCCCAAGGAAAAACAGGGTATACTCCCTTCAATTACAACCAAAGAGATTGCTGATACCTTTCCTGAAGGTGTAAATGATGGTGCATACCAAGATGATGACAGTGGCATCTCCTTTAATTACAACATGACGAAGAACATGATAGATG AGATGGATGCTAATCAAGGGGAAGGAAAATACAGTGTTGCTGGAATGGATGATATGATATCGACAGTTTCAAAAGGCAGCAGTTTGTGTGGTGTCTCAGAGATGAGTGGTGCCAACAGAACTGCTTCTCAGCTCAAAGTTGTTGAAAATGAGCATTTGGCCAACTCTGATTTTGCCAAACATGATAAGCTTGACAACATTACCTCTGCTGCTTCTTTTGATATCGGTTGTGGGCTTCCTGatatttcaaattctatatTTGCTTTGCCCTCCCCCAAGCATAGTCTAAGTAGCAATATGCAGCACTTGAACAGCACCGGTGGGGCCAATCTTTTGGGAAGGGTTATCCCACCTGAGGATTTTAGTTTGCACTACCTGGATCCTCAAGGGGAAATACAGGGACCATTTCTTGGGGTTGACATCATATCTTGGTTCAAACAAGGTTTCTTTGGAATAGATTTACCTGTCCGATTGTCTGATGCTCCAGAAGGAATACCTTTCCAAGATTTGGGTGAGATCATGCCACACCTGAAAACTAAAGATGGGGCCAATAGCACTGATGCAAGTTCTGAGCTAGAACATGCTGGCATTTTGGGAGCAAACTTGGAGGCAAGTTCACCTGCTCCTGGTCCTGTTCCTGTTCCCGACATTGCAGACACAACTGCATTAAATGATCATCACTGGTCACTGTCTGAGTTTGATGGTCTCTCATCTCAGAACTTCCAGCAAAGAAAATCTGAGCGTGAAGGTCCATTGCAACTGTCATATTCTGATGGTCAAAGCTTTCATGACTTTTCTCCACAAGATGAAG AAATTGTGTTTCCAGGACGACCTGgcagtggtggtggtggttatCCAATTGGGAAACCTTCTAGAAGCACTCAAGATCCTTTGGCAAATCCTATTACTTACTCTTCTCTTCCAAATGAATTGACAGAACCTGTTATGGCAAATCAGAACGACAATAAGTTGCACCAATTTGGCTTGTTGTGGTCTGAGCTTGAAGGTGCTCATCCAACGCATGCCCAGCCATCAAATCTGTCTTCCAGCATTGGAAGGCTTGGTCCCCTTGGTGCAATGGCTGGTTCAACCCCTGATGCAGAGGCATTCTCTGATGTTTATCGAAGAAATATACTTTCCAACCCCAACTCATATCAAGATGCTACGGCTACTCGCCATTTGTCCCACATTGAACAAGACTCCAACCGTTTTGATTTAGCTGAGCAGCTTATGCGCCAACAATTTCAACAACAGCTCCAACAGAGGCAGTTGCAACAGCAAAATCTGTTATCTTCTCATGCCCACTTGAATGAATCTCTTCTAGAACAAGTGGCTAGTCGGAATCACATGCACCACCAGCGCTTGGCCAATCAACCAGTGCCTGATCTGGAGCACTTGATGGCACTTCAGCTTCAACAACAACGGCAGCTTCAGCTACAACAAGATCATCAATTGCAACAACAGTTTCATCAAAAGCAAATGTTATTGCAGGAGCAAAAGCAGGCACAAGCTCGACAAGCACTTCTTGAACAGTTGATGCATGGTCAAATGCACGATCCTGGGCTTAGGCAGTTCCCTATGGATCCTGTCAGAACCAACAATGGTCTTGATCAGGTTTTACTAAAGCAGCACATTCTACATGAGATACAACAGCGTTCCCACCATCCTTCGAGGCATGTTGATCCATCTCTAGATCAActtattcaaacaaaatttgctcaaacaccacaagatgagcATCAACGTGATATATTTGAACTCATTTCACATGCAAAGCAATCACAGATGCGTTCTTTGGAACACCAGATTTCCCACCAAGAGCAGCTCCGAGCAAGGCAATTGTCAATGGGATTGAGGCAGCGTATGGAAATGGAAGAAGAAAGGCACATGGGTACTGCCTGGCCATTTGATGAAACTGCACATTTTCTCAGGTCTCCTGCTGGTACTCATCGAGTTCAGACCGCTGGGTTTAGCCCATTAGATTTTTATCAGCAACAGCAGAGGGCACCTTTGCATGAAGAGCAATTGAGTCACCTTGAGCGGAATCTTTCAAGACAAGAGCGACTTCAGCGGGGGGCCTATGAGCCTGGCTCGCTGGCCTTTGAGCGGTCAATGTCTATGCCTACTGGTGCTCCAGGGATGAACCTGGATGTTGTGAATGCTATGGCTCATCCTCAAGGTTTAGATCTGCCGGATCCTAGCTCACATATGCACTCTGGTGGTCAATTAGATCCATTCTCATCTGGTTCACATCCTCGTCACCCTCAGCACCCTCTAGTTCCTAACCAATTTCATGTTTCACATTTGGATGCAACTGAAGGCCATTGGTCTGAGAGCAATGGACATTTGGCAAATGATTGGATGCAATCCCAGGTTCAACATCTGCAGCTTAATGCTGAGCGACAGAGAAGGGAGTTGGAAGTTAAAAAGAATTCTGAAGATCCTAATTCATGGATGTCTGTTGGAATCAATGATGACAAATCAAAACGCTTACTCATGGAACTGCTCCATAAGAACTGGAACCATCAGTCTACTGAGTCAGCGGACACAAGCAATGAAGTTTCTTATGAAAGAAGGGAACCTTCTGCTCACTTTTCTGGGTCAAGCTCTTCAGAACATCCATTCAGTCTTATCCCAGACCGAGGAACAGGTCTAAACAACTCGTTTGCAGCAGGATCTTATGGTTCTAATTTGGTCGGGCAATCTCATGTTAATTTAGCTGATGGACAGGGTAGCAGTTTGGAAAGCAATGAAAAATTGCCCATTAGATCCTATTCTGGATCATTGTTTATGGACAGAGAGTTCTCAGACGTGGAGGGAAAGAAGCGTAGCTCCAAGGTTGAGGGTTTTACAAAGGGGCTAATTTTTGAGAATCAAGAAGGAATGACAGAGCAAGCAGAGGTTCCAATGAATGCCATTAGCCAGCATTCTTCACTTGGCATTGCGG GTGGGGGTTCTGGTTTCTATGATGACAAGATTGGTATATCTGGTTCATTTGCAGAAGAGATTGCTAAGGATCG GGTTTCAACCATCCTATCAAAAGGGCAAGATAATCTTTTGCTACAACGTCCACCTGTCTCCAGGGTTTCGTCATCACAGGAAGCATTGTCCGAATTGGCATCTGATCCAGCTCTCAGAGGGAAAATTGTTCCAAGTGGTGGTCCTCCTGATG GGGGAAGACAAGATTTGGGTGGGAACCCAGGGAACCAAGGTTCTGAAATTCCAGCCTCAGGCAAGAAGGACGGCCATCTTCGGCGCACTTCATCTTCCAGCGAAGCTGATGTATCAGAAACAAAGTTCATAGACATGCTGAAGAGTAATGCCAAGAAACCGGCACCACAGGAGCCCCAAGGGGCGGCAGGAGCCTCAGACTCAACAGATGGAGCACAAGGGGGACGAAGTggcaagaagaaaggaaagaaagtgaGGCCTCTTGATTCGGCCTTCCTGGGTTTCAAGGTAACCAGCAACCGCATCATGATGGGTGAGATCCAACGCATAGATGATTAA